From one Lotus japonicus ecotype B-129 chromosome 3, LjGifu_v1.2 genomic stretch:
- the LOC130744102 gene encoding uncharacterized protein LOC130744102, whose protein sequence is MKNTVVETYSGKADPKEHLLYFNTKMMISATSDAMKCRMFPATFKGTAMAWFTTLPRGSITNFRDFSSKFLVQFSASKTKQVTIADLYNVRQSEGETLKQYVKRFIAASVKIEESEPHACARAFKNGLQPGKLNRKLSRKPARSMAKIRTRANTYILDEEDDAFKRRRAKMEKDDEPGDASPEEKQNKERGEGSRKRDRKVRTEEKAVKEPLYPKRENFEHRRPWHQADPRRREESGKSLNAHLTGLLREVKATHTVEEGEKEADPPRVALDKTKWCEYCNAPIFKGYLVIQE, encoded by the coding sequence ATGAAGAATACTGTCGTGGAGACATACAGCGGGAAAGCTGATCCCAAAGAGCACCTGCTATATTTCAACACAAAAATGATGATCAGTGCCACTTCCGACGCtatgaagtgcaggatgtttccagctACGTTCAAAGGCACAGCCATGGCATGGTTTACCACGCTACCCCGAGGATCCATCACTAATTTCCGtgacttctcatcaaaattcctcgTCCAGTTTTCCGCTAGTAAAACCAAGCAGGTGACAATTGCGGATCTCTACAATGTCCGCCAATCTGAGGGCGAGACTCTGAAGCAGTATGTAAAACGATTCATCGCAGCATCAGTCAAAATTGAGGAGTCAGAGCCGCACGCCTGCGCGCGTGCCTTCAAGAACGGGTTGCAGCCGGGGAAGCTGAACAGAAAGTTGAGCCGCAAGCCGGCTCGGTCCATGGCAAAGATCCGGACGCGAGCAAACACCTACATCCTGGACGAGGAAGATGATGCTTTCAAGCGAAGGCGCGCGAAAATGGAGAAAGACGACGAACCAGGGGACGCTTCGCCAGAAGAAAAGCAGAATAAGGAGAGGGGAGAGGGCAGCAGAAAGCGAGACAGGAAGGTGAGGACAGAGGAAAAGGCTGTGAAGGAGCCATTGTACCCTAAGAGAGAAAATTTTGAGCATCGCAGACCGTGGCATCAAGCTGATCCTCGCCGACGAGAGGAGTCAGGTAAGAGCCTTAATGCACATCTGACGGGGTTGCTTCGAGAGGTCAAGGCAACTCACACGGTTGAGGAGGGTGAGAAAGAGGCCGACCCGCCCCGAGTGGCGTTGGATAAAACAAAGTGGTGCGAgtactgtaacgccccgattttcaaGGGTTACTTAGTGATCCAAGAGTAA